The Apostichopus japonicus isolate 1M-3 chromosome 20, ASM3797524v1, whole genome shotgun sequence genome contains a region encoding:
- the LOC139961293 gene encoding uncharacterized protein isoform X2 → MSSMVHPHIIAIHEVFENKEKIVLVMEFASRGELYDYADMNDIVEGEVQRLFRQIVSAVAFCHMNNVVHRDLKLENIFLDERNNVKIGDFGLSSKYDDNNFLYTFCGSPLYASPEIVCGLPYYGPEVDCWSLGVILYALVYCTMPFKDESFTRLKQNIMAGRYEPVPYPSDAEPLIKHMLTVNSKKRATIEDIMGHDWVCGSGSLPSPSEMYLKVQEKSKQKQPAKSILKNSARSCNSGGTAIQSASSICSDPLSNFDSGTSVDGSSRSAASKLSGKGSKKQPLLRGVLKRQEEASERKVTSAKCRSEETVIVTEKLSKISTSNTNGSSEATKDGVVLRTKVQVTTDSETTKRGSVRLSKRMSCGKYSRLAKQWEELCSGERKELDKQDFGEEEEERERCEPTVIRNKDLEAVARCNDLDNSSSGDDSLVLDILSTPVLKKTFSFDFESKESSVKVTSRRRWQHKMRKGIAVDSPEG, encoded by the exons ATGTCCAGTATGGTACATCCTCACATCATAGCTATACACGAAG TCTTTGAGAACAAGGAGAAGATCGTCCTGGTGATGGAGTTTGCATCCAGGGGTGAGCTCTACGACTACGCCGACATGAACGACATAGTCGAGGGGGAGGTCCAGAGGCTGTTCAGACAGATAGTATCTGCCGTGGCATTCTGTCATATG aacAATGTGGTTCATCGTGATTTAAAACTGGAGAATATTTTTCTGGATGAACGGAATAATGTTAAG ATTGGTGACTTTGGGTTGTCAAGCAAATATGATGACAATAATTTTCTCTATACATTTTGTGGAAGTCCACTCTATGCCTCTCCAGAGATCGTCTGTGGACTGCCGTATTATGGACCAGAG GTGGATTGTTGGAGTCTGGGTGTGATACTGTATGCTCTAGTCTATTGTACCATGCCGTTTAAGGACGAAAGCTTTACGAGGCTGAAGCAGAATATCATGGCCGGAAGATACGAGCCAGTACCTTACCCTTCAG ATGCAGAACCACTCATCAAGCATATGCTAACAGTCAACTCAAAGAAGAGGGCGACCATCGAGGATATCATGGGGCATGACTGGGTCTGTGGATCCGGCTCCCTGCCATCACCGTCAGAAATGTATCTCAAAGTTCAAGAAAAGTCCAAACAGAAACAGCCGGCTAAAAGCATCTTGAAGAACTCTGCCCGTAGCTGTAATTCTGGAGGAACGGCCATTCAAAGTGCCTCTTCCATCTGCTCGGACCCACTCTCCAATTTTGACTCTGGTACATCTGTCGACGGGTCCAGCAGAAGTGCGGCTTCAAAGCTGTCCGGAAAGGGAAGTAAAAAACAACCGCTTCTCAGGGGTGTACTCAAGAGACAGGAGGAAGCCAGCGAAAGAAAAGTCACCAGTGCAAAATGTAGGTCAGAAGAAACTGTAATCGTAACCGAAAAGTTGTCTAAGATTTCTACGTCAAATACGAACGGAAGCAGCGAGGCGACCAAAGATGGGGTGGTCTTACGAACAAAGGTGCAAGTAACGACTGATTCGGAGACTACTAAAAGAGGCTCCGTCAGGCTCTCCAAGCGAATGTCCTGCGGTAAGTACTCCCGTCTGGCCAAACAGTGGGAGGAGTTATGCAGCGGAGAGAGGAAAGAACTGGATAAGCAGGACTTCggcgaggaggaggaggagcgtGAGAGGTGTGAACCGACAGTCATTCGTAACAAAGATTTAGAGGCGGTGGCCAGATGCAATGACCTTGACAACTCGAGTTCTGGTGATGATTCGCTGGTCTTAGATATACTCAGTACTCCTGTGTTAAAGAAGACGTTCAGCTTTGATTTCGAATCCAAAGAAAGCAGCGTGAAAGTCACAAGTAGAAGGAGATGGCAACACAAGATGAGAAAAGGGATAGCCGTCGACAGTCCCGAAGGTTGA
- the LOC139961293 gene encoding NUAK family SNF1-like kinase 1 isoform X1, with translation MTNETVKVVNGKSGVKHHRHHHKLKHRFKFERTLGKGTYGKVKQATELETGKQVAIKTVPKSKIKDPEDLRRIHQEIEIMSSMVHPHIIAIHEVFENKEKIVLVMEFASRGELYDYADMNDIVEGEVQRLFRQIVSAVAFCHMNNVVHRDLKLENIFLDERNNVKIGDFGLSSKYDDNNFLYTFCGSPLYASPEIVCGLPYYGPEVDCWSLGVILYALVYCTMPFKDESFTRLKQNIMAGRYEPVPYPSDAEPLIKHMLTVNSKKRATIEDIMGHDWVCGSGSLPSPSEMYLKVQEKSKQKQPAKSILKNSARSCNSGGTAIQSASSICSDPLSNFDSGTSVDGSSRSAASKLSGKGSKKQPLLRGVLKRQEEASERKVTSAKCRSEETVIVTEKLSKISTSNTNGSSEATKDGVVLRTKVQVTTDSETTKRGSVRLSKRMSCGKYSRLAKQWEELCSGERKELDKQDFGEEEEERERCEPTVIRNKDLEAVARCNDLDNSSSGDDSLVLDILSTPVLKKTFSFDFESKESSVKVTSRRRWQHKMRKGIAVDSPEG, from the exons ATGACGAATGAGACTGTGAAGGTGGTCAATGGAAAGTCTGGTGTTAAACACCATCGACACCACCATAAGTTGAAACACCGCTTTAAATTTGAGAGGACGCTCGGGAAGGGCACGTACGGCAAGGTGAAACAGGCCACAGAACTGGAGACAGGCAAACAG GTTGCCATAAAAACGGTACCAAAGAGCAAGATAAAAGATCCGGAGGACTTGAGACGAATTCACCAGGAAATTGAGATCATGTCCAGTATGGTACATCCTCACATCATAGCTATACATGAAG TCTTTGAGAACAAGGAGAAGATCGTCCTGGTGATGGAGTTTGCATCCAGGGGTGAGCTCTACGACTACGCCGACATGAACGACATAGTCGAGGGGGAGGTCCAGAGGCTGTTCAGACAGATAGTATCTGCCGTGGCATTCTGTCATATG aacAATGTGGTTCATCGTGATTTAAAACTGGAGAATATTTTTCTGGATGAACGGAATAATGTTAAG ATTGGTGACTTTGGGTTGTCAAGCAAATATGATGACAATAATTTTCTCTATACATTTTGTGGAAGTCCACTCTATGCCTCTCCAGAGATCGTCTGTGGACTGCCGTATTATGGACCAGAG GTGGATTGTTGGAGTCTGGGTGTGATACTGTATGCTCTAGTCTATTGTACCATGCCGTTTAAGGACGAAAGCTTTACGAGGCTGAAGCAGAATATCATGGCCGGAAGATACGAGCCAGTACCTTACCCTTCAG ATGCAGAACCACTCATCAAGCATATGCTAACAGTCAACTCAAAGAAGAGGGCGACCATCGAGGATATCATGGGGCATGACTGGGTCTGTGGATCCGGCTCCCTGCCATCACCGTCAGAAATGTATCTCAAAGTTCAAGAAAAGTCCAAACAGAAACAGCCGGCTAAAAGCATCTTGAAGAACTCTGCCCGTAGCTGTAATTCTGGAGGAACGGCCATTCAAAGTGCCTCTTCCATCTGCTCGGACCCACTCTCCAATTTTGACTCTGGTACATCTGTCGACGGGTCCAGCAGAAGTGCGGCTTCAAAGCTGTCCGGAAAGGGAAGTAAAAAACAACCGCTTCTCAGGGGTGTACTCAAGAGACAGGAGGAAGCCAGCGAAAGAAAAGTCACCAGTGCAAAATGTAGGTCAGAAGAAACTGTAATCGTAACCGAAAAGTTGTCTAAGATTTCTACGTCAAATACGAACGGAAGCAGCGAGGCGACCAAAGATGGGGTGGTCTTACGAACAAAGGTGCAAGTAACGACTGATTCGGAGACTACTAAAAGAGGCTCCGTCAGGCTCTCCAAGCGAATGTCCTGCGGTAAGTACTCCCGTCTGGCCAAACAGTGGGAGGAGTTATGCAGCGGAGAGAGGAAAGAACTGGATAAGCAGGACTTCggcgaggaggaggaggagcgtGAGAGGTGTGAACCGACAGTCATTCGTAACAAAGATTTAGAGGCGGTGGCCAGATGCAATGACCTTGACAACTCGAGTTCTGGTGATGATTCGCTGGTCTTAGATATACTCAGTACTCCTGTGTTAAAGAAGACGTTCAGCTTTGATTTCGAATCCAAAGAAAGCAGCGTGAAAGTCACAAGTAGAAGGAGATGGCAACACAAGATGAGAAAAGGGATAGCCGTCGACAGTCCCGAAGGTTGA